Proteins from a single region of Catenulispora acidiphila DSM 44928:
- a CDS encoding pyridoxamine 5'-phosphate oxidase family protein encodes MSDPVPTDSDGMAFWTERHICSLASVRPDGTPHLVPVGAVYDPSTGLARIITSGTSTKARRILRAGTLPVAVTQTDRGRWTTLEGVARVNQDPEAVADAERRYAARYGEPRPNPLRVVIEIEVRRVLGTVKVPLPGAAQ; translated from the coding sequence ATGTCCGACCCTGTGCCCACTGATTCCGACGGCATGGCGTTCTGGACCGAACGTCACATCTGCAGCCTGGCGTCCGTGCGCCCCGACGGCACGCCGCACCTGGTCCCGGTCGGCGCCGTGTACGACCCGTCGACCGGGTTGGCGCGCATCATCACCAGCGGCACCAGCACCAAGGCGCGCCGGATCCTGCGGGCCGGCACGCTGCCGGTCGCGGTGACGCAGACCGACCGCGGCCGCTGGACCACGCTGGAGGGCGTGGCGCGGGTGAATCAGGACCCGGAGGCGGTCGCCGACGCCGAGCGACGGTACGCCGCGCGGTACGGGGAGCCGCGGCCGAACCCGCTGCGGGTGGTCATCGAGATCGAGGTGCGGCGGGTGCTGGGGACGGTGAAGGTGCCGCTGCCGGGGGCGGCGCAGTAG
- a CDS encoding sensor domain-containing protein: MPDRAPDPAPDRVPGIEAEAVPAPAPVADHGTGERIAASNAEGGPLFGPEGPIRPIDETELDRICLHNLLSACADMIFFKDRESRFLRVSDSAAEFSGTDPASMIGKTVRDYFTPEHAAAAFATERAIMSTGRALTDFEEPHLRPGTPEEETLSASKQPLRDFDGRIIGTFGISRDITARKISERELKARTAELDRVGRELKTLLDTSPDLMARFDRDLRCTYANPAAREITGVEMLGRTSRQRGYSEDFLGVWEESLRQVLETGRDTDREFSVTVGGQYRFLHTRFVPELDADGEVTSVLSVSRDLTDRRRIEEALAEQAVRDPLTGLANRTLLVSRISEAIEYSGGADDRLAVLFLDLDRFKLVNDSLGHAAGDELLAAVADRLRKAVRRGDLVARFGGDEFVVLCENVAGHAEAASIAQRVIDCLIRPFDCAGKPMHVRTSIGIALAHGPDTTVDELLRDADAAMYQAKSDGAVAGGYRFFEPATHERAVHRMNLEQDLRQAVERGEFTLVYQPIVALDDGRVTGAEALIRWRHPERGLLTPAAFLEVAEETQLIVPIGRWVLDEACRQLAAWNAMLPPGSEGEAEGGAEVGAGVAAGVGAGVAAGAGSRLPLLAVNLSSRQLSHDGDLVTQVAKAIARHGVPAGRICLEVTETAVHEASLTARSALAAFSAAGMKIALDDYGTGYSSLGHLRDNPVDTLKIDRVFISGLTRNRGDDAIVVAVITLAHALGMRVVAEGVETPEQRERLRELGCDFAQGHLFAMPLCAEEFGELLRSGATAVGALSCSCGV, encoded by the coding sequence GTGCCTGATCGCGCGCCGGATCCTGCGCCGGACCGCGTGCCGGGTATCGAAGCCGAGGCCGTGCCTGCTCCTGCTCCCGTGGCCGATCACGGCACCGGGGAGCGAATAGCCGCCTCGAACGCCGAGGGCGGCCCGCTGTTCGGTCCGGAAGGCCCGATCCGGCCGATCGACGAGACCGAGCTGGACCGCATCTGCCTGCACAACCTGCTGTCGGCGTGCGCCGACATGATCTTCTTCAAGGACCGCGAGTCCCGTTTCCTGCGCGTCAGCGACAGCGCCGCCGAGTTCAGCGGGACCGATCCGGCGTCGATGATCGGCAAGACGGTCCGCGACTACTTCACCCCCGAGCACGCCGCCGCGGCCTTCGCCACGGAGCGGGCGATCATGAGCACCGGCCGTGCGCTCACCGACTTCGAGGAGCCCCACCTGCGGCCGGGCACCCCGGAGGAGGAGACGCTCAGCGCCAGCAAGCAGCCGCTGCGCGACTTCGACGGCCGGATCATCGGCACCTTCGGGATCAGCCGCGACATCACCGCGCGCAAGATCTCCGAGCGCGAGCTGAAGGCCCGCACCGCCGAGCTGGACCGGGTCGGACGCGAGCTCAAGACGCTGCTGGACACCAGCCCGGACCTGATGGCCCGGTTCGACCGGGACCTGCGCTGCACCTACGCCAACCCGGCGGCCCGGGAGATCACCGGCGTGGAGATGCTCGGCCGGACCAGCCGCCAGCGCGGCTACTCCGAGGACTTCCTGGGGGTGTGGGAGGAGTCGCTGCGGCAGGTGCTGGAGACCGGACGGGACACCGACCGGGAGTTCAGCGTCACCGTCGGCGGGCAGTACCGGTTCCTGCACACCCGCTTCGTGCCGGAGCTCGACGCCGACGGCGAGGTCACCAGCGTGCTGTCGGTCAGCCGCGACCTGACCGACCGGCGCCGGATCGAGGAGGCGCTGGCCGAGCAGGCGGTGCGCGACCCGCTGACCGGGCTGGCGAACCGCACGCTGCTGGTCAGCCGGATCAGCGAGGCGATCGAGTACAGCGGCGGCGCGGACGACCGGCTCGCCGTGCTCTTCCTGGACCTGGACCGCTTCAAGCTGGTCAACGACAGCCTCGGGCACGCCGCCGGCGACGAGTTGCTGGCCGCGGTCGCCGACCGGCTGCGCAAGGCGGTGCGCCGCGGCGACCTGGTGGCGCGGTTCGGCGGGGACGAGTTCGTGGTGCTGTGCGAGAACGTCGCCGGGCACGCCGAGGCCGCCTCGATCGCGCAGCGCGTCATCGACTGCCTGATCCGGCCCTTCGACTGCGCCGGCAAGCCGATGCACGTGCGCACCAGCATCGGCATCGCGCTGGCGCACGGCCCGGACACCACCGTGGACGAGCTGCTGCGCGACGCGGACGCCGCGATGTACCAGGCCAAGTCCGACGGCGCGGTCGCCGGCGGCTACCGGTTCTTCGAGCCGGCCACGCACGAGCGGGCCGTGCACCGCATGAACCTGGAGCAGGACCTGCGCCAGGCGGTCGAGCGCGGCGAGTTCACGCTCGTCTACCAGCCGATCGTGGCGCTCGACGACGGCCGGGTGACCGGCGCCGAGGCGCTGATCCGCTGGCGGCATCCCGAGCGCGGGCTGCTGACGCCGGCGGCGTTCCTGGAGGTCGCCGAGGAGACGCAGCTGATCGTGCCGATCGGGCGCTGGGTGCTGGACGAGGCGTGCCGGCAGCTGGCGGCGTGGAACGCGATGCTGCCGCCGGGCTCTGAGGGTGAGGCCGAGGGCGGCGCGGAGGTTGGGGCGGGGGTCGCGGCGGGAGTCGGCGCGGGGGTCGCGGCGGGCGCCGGTTCCCGGCTGCCGCTGCTGGCGGTGAACCTGTCCAGCCGTCAGCTGTCGCACGATGGCGACCTGGTCACGCAGGTGGCGAAGGCGATCGCGCGGCACGGCGTCCCAGCGGGGCGGATCTGCTTGGAGGTCACCGAGACGGCGGTCCACGAGGCGTCGCTGACCGCGCGTTCGGCGCTCGCGGCGTTCTCCGCCGCCGGTATGAAGATCGCGCTGGACGACTACGGCACCGGCTACTCCTCGCTGGGACACCTGCGCGACAACCCGGTCGATACGCTGAAGATCGACCGCGTCTTCATCAGCGGCCTGACCCGCAACCGCGGCGACGACGCGATCGTGGTCGCGGTGATCACGCTGGCGCACGCACTGGGGATGCGAGTCGTGGCCGAGGGCGTGGAGACGCCGGAGCAGCGCGAGCGGCTGCGGGAGCTGGGGTGCGACTTCGCGCAGGGGCATCTGTTCGCGATGCCGCTGTGCGCCGAGGAGTTCGGGGAGCTGCTGCGGAGCGGGGCTACGGCGGTCGGGGCGCTTTCTTGTAGCTGCGGGGTGTAG
- a CDS encoding FAD-dependent monooxygenase: MSSPPDFEVLVVGAGPVGCWVAAELCAAGVQVLVVEARENRAAWSRGFVVHPRTLEIFDSRGAAAPMLAASRRLPTWHFAMGSSRLDFAVLPTSFPFILLQPQAQTEEILEEHLNRCGGAVLRGRRVLDVRQEPDRVVARILHDGAEQEVSARFVVGCDGAHSTVRTTAGIGFSGTPDTMVSPAALAELADPPPPEQYMQGTEQGLLFLIPLPDGRFVISTIDHAVMTELKKPWTAQMVRDSLLRISGTDYGLGEVERVSTLGNAALQADRYRDGRVLLAGDAAHVHFPMGGQGMNLGIQDAHNLAWRLIAAVRAERDGDGHGAEAADALLDGYEAERRPAGERVLEDVHAQMGLVSATGADGAALRARFEALLAEHPAVNLQYARRLSGIAVRYPTTTAPATTADGADGVVVEDVRLGARVPDLLLERDGAPPVQLYELLREIGPGRFVRLTIGDHRSGNEEEGTAALTATGVRGPDWAVRDGWDHRGSVLIRPDGHVAEARTW; this comes from the coding sequence ATGTCGTCACCACCGGATTTCGAGGTGCTGGTCGTCGGCGCCGGACCCGTCGGCTGCTGGGTGGCCGCCGAGTTGTGCGCGGCCGGAGTCCAGGTCTTGGTCGTGGAGGCGCGGGAGAATCGCGCCGCCTGGTCACGCGGCTTCGTGGTGCATCCTCGGACGCTGGAGATCTTCGATTCGCGCGGGGCGGCGGCGCCGATGCTGGCGGCGAGCCGGCGGCTGCCGACGTGGCACTTCGCGATGGGCTCCTCGCGCCTGGACTTCGCGGTGCTGCCGACCTCCTTTCCGTTCATCCTGCTTCAGCCGCAGGCCCAGACCGAGGAGATCCTGGAGGAGCACCTCAACCGCTGCGGCGGCGCGGTGCTGCGCGGGCGGCGCGTCCTGGACGTGCGGCAGGAGCCGGACCGTGTGGTGGCGCGGATCCTGCACGACGGCGCCGAGCAGGAGGTCAGCGCACGGTTCGTCGTGGGCTGCGACGGCGCGCACAGTACGGTCCGCACGACGGCCGGCATCGGCTTCAGCGGCACCCCGGACACCATGGTCAGCCCGGCGGCCCTGGCCGAACTGGCCGACCCGCCGCCGCCTGAGCAGTACATGCAGGGCACCGAGCAGGGACTCCTGTTCCTGATCCCGCTGCCGGACGGCCGCTTCGTCATCTCGACGATCGACCACGCGGTGATGACCGAGCTGAAGAAGCCGTGGACGGCGCAGATGGTGCGCGACTCGCTGCTGCGGATCTCCGGGACGGATTACGGGCTCGGCGAGGTCGAGCGCGTCTCGACGCTCGGCAACGCCGCACTCCAGGCGGACCGCTACCGCGACGGCCGAGTACTGCTGGCCGGGGACGCCGCGCACGTGCACTTCCCGATGGGCGGCCAGGGCATGAACCTGGGCATCCAGGACGCGCACAACCTGGCGTGGCGGCTGATCGCGGCCGTGCGCGCCGAGCGGGACGGGGACGGGCACGGCGCCGAGGCGGCGGACGCCCTTCTCGACGGCTACGAAGCCGAACGGCGTCCGGCCGGGGAACGCGTGCTGGAGGACGTGCACGCGCAGATGGGCCTGGTCTCGGCAACCGGCGCCGACGGCGCGGCGCTGCGGGCCCGGTTCGAGGCGCTGCTGGCCGAGCATCCGGCGGTCAACCTGCAATACGCGCGGCGGTTGTCGGGGATCGCGGTTCGGTATCCGACGACGACAGCGCCGGCCACGACCGCCGACGGCGCCGACGGTGTCGTCGTCGAGGACGTGCGCCTCGGCGCCCGAGTCCCGGACCTGCTGCTGGAGCGGGACGGCGCGCCTCCGGTCCAGCTCTACGAGTTGCTGCGGGAGATCGGGCCGGGACGCTTCGTGCGGCTGACGATCGGCGACCACCGTTCGGGGAATGAAGAAGAGGGCACCGCGGCTCTCACCGCGACCGGCGTGCGCGGACCGGATTGGGCCGTCCGTGACGGGTGGGACCACCGGGGATCGGTGCTGATCAGGCCGGACGGCCATGTCGCCGAGGCCCGGACCTGGTGA
- a CDS encoding nucleoside deaminase, whose translation MLTPADETLLRRAIDIAAHAVTLGDAPYGSLLADADGTILIEEHNTVRRDGDIAAHPELKLARWAARELSPEAAATTTMYTSCQPCGMCTGGIVRSGLGRVVYALATDQLVELNPGSEWPVVPQDGPALFDAARVPIEAYYKK comes from the coding sequence ATGCTCACCCCTGCCGATGAGACCCTGTTGCGCCGCGCGATCGACATCGCCGCCCACGCCGTCACCCTCGGGGACGCCCCGTACGGCTCGCTGCTGGCCGACGCGGACGGCACCATCCTGATCGAGGAGCACAACACGGTGCGCCGCGACGGCGACATCGCCGCGCATCCGGAGCTCAAGCTCGCGCGCTGGGCCGCCCGCGAGCTGAGCCCGGAGGCCGCCGCGACGACCACGATGTACACGAGCTGCCAGCCGTGCGGGATGTGCACCGGCGGGATCGTGCGCTCCGGGCTCGGGCGGGTCGTCTACGCGCTGGCCACCGACCAGCTCGTCGAGCTGAACCCGGGCTCGGAGTGGCCGGTGGTGCCGCAGGACGGTCCGGCGCTGTTCGACGCGGCGCGGGTGCCGATCGAGGCTTACTACAAGAAGTAG